The Musa acuminata AAA Group cultivar baxijiao chromosome BXJ3-6, Cavendish_Baxijiao_AAA, whole genome shotgun sequence region TTGTATCTTTCTTCATCTCTTCTTGTGACATTATTAATGGAAAGACTGAGATCATGGAGATGACTTTACCTGAAAAGTGGAGGAGTCCTAAAGAGATGATGCAGAGGATGTAGTGATTCTCACAATAACAGTAAAAGGCTGAAACTAGTAAATTGGATCTGAGCTATAAACCCTATTATAGTATAATTGCCTTATTTTCATACATTTTGCCCTCAAATTTTCCTACTAACTTGCTATGGTTTACACTCTCAAGTTAATTATTTGTATTTGTTTCATGTACAGTTGGATCTAGTTATTTCAAAAGAAAGAAAGCTGGAGAGAACAGAGAGAGAATTTTTTATCTGCAGCGTTCATCATAATCATGGAGTCTGCTGCACACTGCTTATTGTCTTCCACCAGAGAGGCAACAAAGAGCTGCCAGCTCAAAATGAGTCGAGGGCTTTGTCCTCACTCCTCATGTCCTTTCTTCCATGATTCCTCATACTAAGATAGTTTAGTCACTGCTGTACTTGGTCATCATATTAGAATCATAAAGGTTTATTGAAGAAAGGAATGTGAACAACAGAGGCAAGCATAACATAAACTTGGAAGGCATGCTCATATATGATAATGCATGGCAAGCACTACAACTATAGTATGAGAAGGCTACTGGTATCTGCAAATGGAAACACAGAGGTAGAGAGAAGTGGAACAAGACATGCTGGTTGATCTAAGAACCTCTGTAGAGCACAACAAAGCAAGGAAGAATGGCGTTGGGATGAAACACAAATAGCTCGTCCAGATTAGAGTGGGTTGCTGCTGGGCCAGCGACTGAATCATACTCCTCAGTGGCATCTCGGCTCTTCTTAACTCTCCCTGCGATCACCCTGCAAACCAGCATTGCTCTCTTCTCGCCCTCCGACGAGACCTGCGCTGCGGCATGCGCCCCTCCGCTGGTGGCCATGGTTTGGATCTTCCCGAATTCATCAACGCCGAAACCATCTCGCAGAATGCTACACACGCTGCAACGCGGGGTCGATCGGCACAGGTTGGTGGAACCGTCAAGCCCAAGGGAGCACGCAAGCGTGGTGCAGTGGAACCTGAGGAGCTCATTGCCATCGGCAACGCACCTCGGGTGCTTGTTTTGGAGCCTGTTGCAGCTGCTCTTGACGGAGTCTCTGTAGTCCTCGAACCTTGAGATGGTCTTCTGGGTGTTGTGGACCTTGAGTATCCTGTCGATCTTGCAGATCGGAGCTTGCTTATCGAGCCAGCTTGACCGGAATATTATCTCAATTATCTTTCTGCTGGTGTCTTCTGCACTCAGTTCAGATGCTGTAGGGAGAACACACAATTCATAATAAGTAGGACATGAAAAATTATCACTGTTTCACTATTCACTTTCTTGTATGGAAAGGGAGTGGATGAACtaatggaggaagaagaaggagaagtctCAAGAACTTCAGAAGATGAGCCAAAACTTCATACAAAATTGGAATCAAGAATAAAGATTAGGATTTATGCTTCCATTTCAAGAAGCAGGTGGCATTATTTAATTGAGTCGACTGCTGTCTTACTCAGTTACTCACCCAAAACTAAGATATTTCATAGAGCTAATTTACTTTGTCGAGGTTTCTTCATGTCGGAAGCTAAATCAGAGATGAAACTATTCTGAATAAGTGACATTGGAATTCAATGAAGGAACAAAAGATTCAAGAGAAAAATGAGGAGTTACCTGCATGCATTGCTGTCTGGTGGAGCTCTAAATCATCAGGCTTCATAAAAATCTCCCCACAGTCAGGACAAGGACTGATGGTGAGCCTCGTAGAAGCATCTCTGGAAGGCCCGATAAGAGGATCAGCAGTAAGATGACACACGTAGCACCCAGAAAACCCCCTTAGATGCATTGCTCCAAAAGATCCTCCAAGAGAAGAAgataaagaggaggaggaggaggaggaggcagttATGGAAGCAGATGAATTAGAAGTAAAGGAAGTGGAAATAGCCCCACTGGTGTCATTACAAGGGGCTTTCAAAGATCTACTGGAACTATTGCAGCTACTGCTTAAAGCCAATTTCTTATTGACTTGAGCTGTAACTGCTTCTGGGCTCAACACACATGAACTGTCCCTCATTCTGCATAGGGACACAGAACATCCAATCTTCCTgcggctcttcttcttcttcttctctacttctTGCTGATATCTGTATGAGAACAAGTCTCTCAGGGATCCCCAAGAAGATCCATTGCCTGCTTCCTTATGTGCTTGCTTCTTACTCTTGCAGTTCCGGTTGATGGTTCTACTGGCACCACTGGCTTCTGTCATTGGGGAAGAGGTCTGCTTGCTGGGCTTATGGTGCTTCCTTGCTTCTGCCATTGGAGATGGGAGCTGAAGTGGATTCTCCTCTTCTTGGATCATACCAAGCTGATGGGAAAGATAAGAGGTACTCGAGTCATGGGGATAGTTCTTTTCTATTGGTGAAGCTGCAAGTGAGGTTCCCTTGTGTCTGTAGTGAGGGTCCAGTTGGGAATTTGAGTTAAATTACATAGCTTTTACAGGATGTTTACATTAACAAATGCTGTCCTTTACATAAGATCAAACCAAGTACAGGTAAATTAAGGCCAGAAACACTTGCTAAGACAATGTTGTGTGGTCCATGGAGGAGACAACTGGGAAATGGTGCTCATTGGTCATCAGTCATGATAGCTTCCCTTCACTGCAGAAGATCATGTGATGACTCTTGACAGCATGATATCCAAATTACACAAGGTGCAAATATGAGCTTATCTTGAGCAAAATCAATCTCTTTGGGGCCATTCTAAAAAGCATCACCAGGCTCAACTGGTGTGTCTTTTTAGTCACTGTTATAATTCAACCAAGTGGCTAACTAGTTCAAGAACCCCAAAAGTCCCAAACACATTAACCCTGGAGAAAGAAAATACAAGGTATGTCCAAGCAgaaatctaaaattttataaGAGCTAATTCATTTGAGTGAAAGGGGAAATACTAAGCAATCTTTAGGTGGTCTTTGATGTTTGTTTGTGCTCTGCACATTGTTACAGAAAATTCTATATTCCAAACTTGTTTATCTGTCAAAAGGTTCCATTGTATTCTTACAGGATTTTCCACCAGCTCTTCAAGGGTTAAGTTGAAGGATAATATGCCAAATGGCTCAGTGAATTCTTCTTTAAAGCAACAAGAATTACACTGAATCAGTACTGTCAAGATCAAGTGAAAATTTGACGAACTGCAAGTGTGAATCAGTACATCAATAAACAATAAACAGATCATATCTCAGTACTGCTAAGTAGGTGCTGTTTGGTGAAAGATCAGTACAGGCCAAATGTTTCTCTTTCAAAGTATAATTTCCCTTCCAGTAGTTCACAATCACAAAAGTATTATTATCACATACCTTACAACTCCAATGAATCCAAGCATCCAACTAAAGCATCTAGGAAGAAGTGCCTTATTTAGGCACCTAAAAATTGCCACCAGTAGATCATGAGTGAATGCATTAATTCGGTATTGGCAATCACATAAAGCACTATTCCCTTATTCTATTTAAAAATCTTCCTA contains the following coding sequences:
- the LOC135584222 gene encoding uncharacterized protein LOC135584222, encoding MIQEEENPLQLPSPMAEARKHHKPSKQTSSPMTEASGASRTINRNCKSKKQAHKEAGNGSSWGSLRDLFSYRYQQEVEKKKKKSRRKIGCSVSLCRMRDSSCVLSPEAVTAQVNKKLALSSSCNSSSRSLKAPCNDTSGAISTSFTSNSSASITASSSSSSSLSSSLGGSFGAMHLRGFSGCYVCHLTADPLIGPSRDASTRLTISPCPDCGEIFMKPDDLELHQTAMHAASELSAEDTSRKIIEIIFRSSWLDKQAPICKIDRILKVHNTQKTISRFEDYRDSVKSSCNRLQNKHPRCVADGNELLRFHCTTLACSLGLDGSTNLCRSTPRCSVCSILRDGFGVDEFGKIQTMATSGGAHAAAQVSSEGEKRAMLVCRVIAGRVKKSRDATEEYDSVAGPAATHSNLDELFVFHPNAILPCFVVLYRGS